A part of Notolabrus celidotus isolate fNotCel1 chromosome 21, fNotCel1.pri, whole genome shotgun sequence genomic DNA contains:
- the LOC117805478 gene encoding uncharacterized protein LOC117805478, whose product MLFIARVLKEMNSPKFSIIFFILVSFFISFGHCVDISFSICWMAKGKVLERQNGNIWLNDTSIKYTNKVGKLTSLTVSPAVETKLTLQYGGSVQAWTFRITPSTRFTQIKGLQEPEKIPTTSTMEFLDTMNANEVFPCEHGTVFFHQDEHFFLAIGHTQRHPVKLDSRTPFSLLVSWVDKRRAVSNSHTVTLYHTERGSYKALSMSTTTNNNYNFTALSSCSPYIACVEIAGAHSFTCLSTITDPDVPRDFKVSSLNNRRISLSWSCPENCKYSLFLLTAFFLNGTDHVTEEALWWHKKENFVFTLSDLDPCRRVKFGLQTVCQAGMESHYSKMILNDGNSAHSSIEALNQTSFGPDNYTLSWHVSNTSSISKFRVYHEGVLQGSTLLTNYTVEGLQPCQEHQARVEALCGDSVIMSTKTVATHTGPQGVSELRYRSNDSTALWMSSTMNQRAVAFLYELSLENGPTVQSNRVNDPELHLTGLEEGKTYVLDVWEECEGQWESERSHVCFEGANSSFGALVRAAESALGPDVQIDISGMGLTMVLPWSLPEDLLDDMSEPRATMGEIFKDKLQVLLKNFTRPTRIEIATFEPADEPHKTEVLFMSFDATKTEEDVPLSVGEQLDYLRSLNNTHVAITDGVIQWEGPDLCASSKHTLCPRHSLCINTLGSYMCVCQHGYYDVSSVTKPAAVSRPHCNEKGLFSQCMEKLLTGGIAKLYLTSHMGGKVDVQLNDGRCTTEESEMFYFFNASRKSSECGTERRVNKTHIEYQNTLAVSLTKEQTISRRDLKVVWKCVYPRHYIRNAQVAVDMEWLSSLSLVAFNSSVQLGLTMSLFTDLSYTYSYTDTISLEPEDTLFFQVSLQTRNSFASDVLLQVDSCWATESNNPQDSVQGLLIQDGCPVDHTLHWLSVNGAAQQSRFSVQMFSMPQHQPIYIHCLANICAHDEDCTKNCSRPQRTKRSASHIDRPRKPAAVVSAGPLLINRRLKSGVTPSYWADHRMMVFVVAGSIGILLITVLSVSASKAIMTYYERLRLK is encoded by the exons ATGCTTTTCATCGCTCGCgttttaaaagaaat GAACTCTCCTAAGTTTTCGATCATCTTTTTTATACtggtgtctttttttatttcgtTTG GACATTGTGTCGATATTTCGTTCTCAATATGCTGGATGGCCAAAGGCAAAGTTCTGGAAAG GCAAAATGGGAACATATGGCTGAATGATACATCCATAAAATACACCAACAAGGTGGGTAAATTAACCTCGCTGACAGTTTCCCCAGCCGTGGAAACGAAACTAACCCTTCAGTATGGAGGCTCTGTTCAGGCGTGGACTTTCAGAATCACTCCAA GCACAAGGTTCACTCAAATCAAAGGCCTGCAGGAGCCAGAGAAGATACCAACAACTTCCACCATG GAGTTCTTGGACACGATGAACGCAAACGAGGtgtttccatgtgaacatgGGACGGTGTTCTTCCACCAGGATGAACACTTCTTCCTTGCAATAG GCCACACACAGCGTCACCCCGTCAAGCTGGACTCCAGGACCCCCTTCTCACTATTGGTGTCCTGGGTGGACAAGAGGCGAGCTGTCAGCAACAGCCACACTGTGACGCTGTACCATACAGAGCGGGGTTCCTATAAGGCCCTGAGCATGAGcacaaccaccaacaacaactacaacttcACAGCTCTGAGCTCCTGCAGCCCGTACATAGCCTGTGTGGAGATAGCAGGCGCTCACTCCTTTACCTGCCTCTCTACTATTACAG ACCCAGACGTTCCCAGAGACTTCAAGGTTTCGTCTTTGAACAACCGCAGAATATCTCTGTCCTGGAGCTGTCCCGAGAACTGCAAGtactccctcttcctcctcaccgcCTTCTTCCTCAACGGCACAGACCACGTCACAGAGGAGGCGCTCTGGTGGCACAAAAAGGAAAACTTTGTATTCACCCTGTCAGACCTGGATCCCTGCAGGAGGGTGAAGTTTGGCCTGCAGACGGTTTGCCAGGCAGGGATGGAGTCCCACTACAGCAAGATGATCCTGAATGATGGGAACTCTG ctCACTCCAGCATCGAGGCCTTGAATCAGACATCGTTCGGCCCAGACAACTACACCCTGAGCTGGCATGTGAGCAACACCTCATCCATCTCCAAGTTCAGAGTCTACCACGAGGGGGTGCTGCAGGGCTCCACGCTCCTCACCAACTACACTGTGGAGGGGCTTCAGCCATGCCAAGAGCACCAGGCCAGGGTGGAGGCGCTGTGTGGAGACAGCGTTATCATGAGCACCAAGACTGTtgccacacacacag GTCCTCAAGGCGTGTCTGAGCTCAGGTATCGCTCTAACGACTCCACTGCCTTGTGGATGTCCAGCACCATGAACCAGAGAGCTGTGGCCTTCTTATACGAGCTGTCTCTGGAGAACGGCCCCACCGTCCAGAGCAACCGTGTGAACGACCCTGAGCTCCATCTCACAGGGCTGGAGGAAGGGAAGACCTACGTGCTGGATGTTTGGGAGGAATgtgagggacagtgggagtcTGAACGATCTCATGTGTGTTTTGAAGGAGCAAATTCATCCTTTGGGGCACTTGTGAGGGCTGCTGAATCTGCGCTGGGTCCAG ATGTGCAGATTGATATTTCTGGGATGGGTCTCACCATGGTCCTGCCCTGGTCCCTACCTGAGGATCTGCTGGACGACATGTCAGAACCAAGAGCTACGATGggggaaatattcaaagataag CTGCAGGTGCTTCTCAAGAACTTCACTCGGCCCACTCGCATTGAGATCGCCACCTTCGAACCTGCAGACGAGCCGCACAAAACAGAAGTCCTGTTCATGTCTTTTGATGCAACGAAAACTGAGGAAGACGTGCCTCTGTCTGTGGGAGAGCAGCTGGATTACCTTCGCTCCCTGAACAACACGCACGTCGCTATAACAGACGGGGTCATTCAGTGGGAGG GTCCAGATCTGTGTGCCTCCTCTAAGCACACTTTGTGTCCCCGTCACTCCCTGTGCATCAACACTCTTGGAtcctacatgtgtgtgtgccagcaTGGCTACTATGATGTGAGCTCTGTCACCAAACCTGCAGCAGTCTCACGTCCACACTGCAATG AGAAAGGCCTTTTCAGTCAGTGCATGGAAAAACTGCTGACCGGTGGAATAGCTAAACTCTACCTGACCTCTCACATGGGCGGAAAAGTGGATGTGCAGCTGAACGATGGACGGTGCACCACGGAGGAGAGCGAGATGTTCTACTTCTTCAATGCATCACGTAAATCCTCTGAATGTGGAACTGAGAGACGG GTAAACAAAACCCACATTGAGTACCAAAACACTCTGGCTGTGTCCCTGACTAAAGAGCAAACCATCAGTCGGCGGGATCTGAAAGTCGTCTGGAAATGCGTCTACCCTCGACATTACATCCGTAATGCTCAAGTTGCCGTGGACATGGAGTG gctctcatctctctccctgGTGGCGTTTAACTCCTCCGTACAGCTGGGCCTGACCATGAGCCTGTTCACCGATCTGTCATACACATACAGCTACACGGACACCATCAGCCTGGAGCCAGAGGACACTCTGTTCTTCCAGGTGTCCCTGCAGACCAGGAACTCTTTTGCCTCAGACGTGCTGCTGCAGGTGGACTCGTGCTGGGCTACTGAGAGCAACAACCCACAGGACAGCGTGCAGGGTCTCCTGATCCAGGACGG CTGTCCTGTTGACCACACGCTGCACTGGCTCTCGGTGAACGGTGCGGCCCAGCAGAGCAGGTTTTCAGTTCAGATGTTCTCCATGCCTCAACACCAGCCCATCTACATTCACTGCCTTGCCAACATCTGTGCACATGATGAGGACTGCACCAAG AATTGCAGCCGGCCACAGCGCACAAAGAGGTCGGCAAGCCACATTGACCGACCACGGAAACCAGCTGCTGTCGTGTCTGCTGGACCTCTGCTCATCAACAGAAGGCTGAAGTCTGGAGTCACGCCATCGTACT GGGCGGATCACAGGATGATGGTATTCGTCGTGGCTGGATCGATTGGAATTCTGTTGATTACAGTTCTTTCAGTGAGCGCAAGCAAAGCAATCATGACTTACTATGAAAGACTGCGCCTGAAATAA